Proteins encoded in a region of the Eulemur rufifrons isolate Redbay chromosome 15, OSU_ERuf_1, whole genome shotgun sequence genome:
- the GJA10 gene encoding gap junction alpha-10 protein, translated as MGDWNLLGGILEEVHSHSTIVGKIWLTILFIFRMLVLRVAAEGVWDDEQSAFACNTQQPGCRNICYDDAFPISLVRFWVLQIIFVSSPSLVYMGHALYRLRAFEKERQRKKSHLRAQMENPELDLEEQQRIDRELRRLDEQKRIHKVPLKGCLLRTYVLHILTRSVLEVGFMIGQYILYGFQMHPLYKCTQPPCPNTVDCFVSRPTEKTIFMLFMHSIAAISLLLNILEIFHLGIRKIMRTLYKKSSSEGIENERGPPFHVKKYSVAQQCMICSSLPERISLLQANNQQQVIQVNVPKSKTMWQIPQPRQLEVDPSCSKKDWAEKVQHSGQLHVHSPCPWTGSSRIQHPGQQSDRPAFGLQNAVSQSWLATTSAPKNCPSYAMGTWEQPQDVEPSGELLTDLHSHCRDSDGSMRESGVWIDRSRAGSRKASFLSRLLSEKGQLHSDSGSSSSQNSSCLDCPHRENSPSPLPSATGHRTSMVRQMALLIVELSQELWPLFPLSSFLVYICVERERERERERWMERKINLWRDKFIHSIHSVKFNS; from the coding sequence ATGGGGGATTGGAACTTATTGGGTGGCATCCTAGAGGAAGTTCACTCCCACTCAACCATAGTGGGGAAAATCTGGCTGACCATCCTCTTCATCTTCCGAATGCTGGTACTTCGTGTGGCTGCTGAGGGTGTCTGGGATGATGAACAGTCAGCATTTGCCTGCAACACTCAGCAGCCAGGTTGCAGAAATATCTGTTATGATGATGCTTTTCCTATCTCTTTGGTCAGATTCTGGGTTTTACAGATCATTTTTGTATCTTCTCCTTCTCTGGTTTATATGGGCCATGCGCTTTATAGGCTCAGGGCCTTtgagaaagagaggcagaggaaAAAGTCACACCTTAGAGCCCAAATGGAGAATCCAGAGCTTGACCTGGAGGAGCAACAAAGGATAGATAGGGAACTGAGGAGGTTAGATGAGCAGAAGAGGATCCATAAAGTCCCTCTGAAAGGATGTCTGCTGCGTACTTATGTCTTACACATCTTGACCAGATCTGTGCTGGAAGTAGGGTTCATGATAGGCCAATATATTCTGTATGGGTTTCAAATGCATCCACTTTACAAATGCACTCAACCTCCTTGCCCCAATACAGTGGATTGCTTTGTATCCAGGCCCACAGAGAAGACCATCTTCATGCTCTTTATGCACAGCATTGCAGCCATCTCCTTGTTACTCAATATACTGGAAATATTTCATCTGGGCATCAGAAAAATCATGAGGACACTTTATAAAAAATCCAGCAGTGAGGGCATTGAGAATGAAAGGGGCCCTCCCTTCCATGTGAAGAAATATTCAGTGGCCCAGCAGTGTATGATTTGCTCTTCCTTGCCAGAAAGAATCTCTCTACTTCAAGCAAACAATCAACAGCAAGTCATCCAAGTCAATGTGCCAAAGTCTAAAACCATGTGGCAAATCCCACAGCCCAGGCAACTTGAGGTAGACCCTTCCTGTAGCAAAAAAGACTGGGCTGAGAAGGTTCAGCACAGCGGACAGCTCCATGTCCATAGCCCATGTCCCTGGACTGGCAGTTCTAGAATTCAGCACCCGGGACAGCAGTCAGACCGTCCTGCCTTTGGTCTACAGAATGCAGTGTCCCAGTCCTGGCTGGCTACAACGTCAGCCCCTAAAAACTGTCCATCCTATGCAATGGGAACCTGGGAGCAGCCCCAGGATGTGGAGCCCTCAGGTGAGCTTCTCACAGATCTGCACAGTCACTGCAGGGACAGTGATGGCAGCATGAGAGAGAGTGGGGTCTGGATAGACAGATCTCGCGCGGGCAGTCGGAAGGCCAGCTTTCTGTCCAGACTGCTGTCTGAAAAGGGCCAGCTTCACAGTGACTCAGGAAGCTCCAGTTCTCAGAATAGCTCCTGCTTGGATTGTCCACACCGGGAAAACAGCCCCTCGCCTCTGCCTTCAGCCACTGGGCACAGAACATCAATGGTAAGACAGATGGCCCTACTGATCGTGGAACTGTCACAAGAGCTCTGGCcactttttcccctttcctctttcctggtgtatatatgtgttgagagagagagagagagagagagagagagatggatggaGAGGAAGATTAATTTATGGAGagataaattcattcattcaatacattCAGTTAAATTCAATTCATAA